One Sinorhizobium mexicanum genomic region harbors:
- the hpt gene encoding hypoxanthine phosphoribosyltransferase, translating into MPVVRGKNIEVLYSAETIAARNHELADAIVRGPHKDLLVISILKGSFIFAADLIRAMHDAGLAPEVEFITLSSYGTGTESKGVKITKDIDSDVHGRDVLLIDDILESGRTLRFAKDLLLERGARNVTIAVLLDKRMKRRVDLEADYVGFECPDHFVVGYGMDVAYAFRELPFVGVVTGDAE; encoded by the coding sequence ATGCCCGTCGTCCGCGGCAAGAACATCGAAGTCCTTTATAGCGCCGAGACGATTGCCGCCCGCAATCACGAGCTGGCCGACGCGATCGTTCGCGGCCCGCATAAGGATCTGCTGGTCATTTCGATATTGAAAGGCTCGTTCATCTTCGCGGCCGATTTGATCCGTGCCATGCATGATGCCGGACTTGCTCCCGAGGTCGAATTCATCACGCTGTCGAGCTACGGCACGGGAACCGAATCCAAGGGCGTGAAGATCACCAAGGATATCGACAGCGACGTGCACGGTCGCGATGTGTTGCTGATCGACGACATTCTCGAGTCCGGCCGGACCTTGCGTTTCGCGAAGGATCTGCTCCTGGAGCGCGGCGCGCGCAATGTCACGATCGCCGTTCTCCTGGACAAGCGGATGAAACGGCGGGTCGATCTGGAGGCCGATTATGTCGGCTTCGAGTGCCCGGACCATTTCGTGGTCGGTTATGGCATGGACGTCGCCTACGCCTTCCGCGAACTGCCATTCGTCGGGGTCGTGACGGGTGACGCTGAGTGA
- the lptM gene encoding LPS translocon maturation chaperone LptM, which produces MTMTLTKAARLALVLAIPGLVLIGCGRKGDLDRPGATTINTKAPAGTVEEKATVEDRPFLLDPLL; this is translated from the coding sequence ATGACGATGACATTGACGAAGGCAGCCCGGCTTGCGCTTGTGCTCGCTATCCCCGGGCTGGTTCTCATCGGTTGTGGGCGTAAGGGCGATCTCGACAGGCCGGGCGCCACGACGATCAACACCAAAGCGCCGGCCGGAACCGTCGAAGAGAAGGCTACGGTAGAGGACCGGCCCTTCCTGCTTGATCCCCTCCTCTGA
- a CDS encoding response regulator: MARILITEDEDALRSFVARALRLDGHETVEAGDGADGLARLQTQAFDLLLSDIRMPVMDGIELAHQASAAFPALKILLMTGYAEQRERADDLSGKVVDVISKPFSLPDIRKAVALALVA; this comes from the coding sequence ATGGCGAGAATCCTGATTACCGAGGATGAGGATGCCTTGCGCTCATTTGTGGCGCGCGCATTGCGACTCGATGGGCATGAAACGGTCGAGGCGGGGGATGGAGCCGATGGACTCGCTCGCCTTCAAACCCAGGCCTTTGATCTGCTTTTATCCGACATCCGCATGCCTGTGATGGACGGCATCGAATTGGCGCATCAGGCATCCGCCGCTTTTCCCGCGCTCAAGATCCTGTTGATGACCGGCTATGCGGAACAACGCGAGCGGGCGGACGATCTTTCGGGGAAGGTCGTCGATGTGATTTCCAAGCCATTTTCGCTGCCCGACATCCGCAAGGCCGTCGCCTTGGCGCTCGTCGCCTGA
- a CDS encoding TIGR02302 family protein, producing the protein MTQFRRDDTPQPKPFARMLATKRFFARLVLLAEQILPRALMPASIVLLFLSAGWLGFFRVAPLWLHAATLLAFFAGLFFSLLPLTRIRWPENPDADRMLEERNDLPHQAIRVQDDTPATEGAFGAALWREHQARMARLVRALDTGLPRPDIARHDPWALRAVPVLLACIAFAYSYSNRAGLITDAFRLPQQQVVAADIRIDAWVTPPAYTGRAPIFLTGRQDTASQGVASQGVASQDMPSQDTAPAQQEKALFTVPQFSDLTVRITGAGPEARVSYAESGGTGPITIPASADKAKSEPKTEPQETAQMPRNGVRNHLYKITKDGTLSVGGQSWNFKITPDSVPDIAFDGAPRPTANASLEISFLAHDDYGISQAWADIKPLDELPAGARSLYPPPEYRLDLPRRNAREAKGTTSRNLSEHPLAGKRVRITLVARDAAGQEGRSVPQDVILPARQFFEPLAAAVAEQRQIFALNVNDLPRAIDLNDALTLYAEETIPNLTHFLLIQSARTRMALARNDDMLRDAADHLWEIALGIEDGDLSLAERRLRDAQQALSDALDRNASDEEIAKLMQELRQAMQEYMQQLAQQAAKNPRMANPDQNNVLRQQDLQKMMDQIENLARSGSRDEARQLLSELQRMMNNLQAGRMQQMGEQNNAMRQQMDKLGQLMQQQQQLMDETFKLDQALRDRMQRGDPLQDEDNELFGQDMPQDPGQRNDPNGKPNPLDDMTAEQLKDALKQLRQQQDGLGKQLGELQKGLEQLGVKPGKGFGEAQREMKGAAEALGEGEGEQAVGSQGRALQALREGAQDMMNQMQAQGQQGPGQGVPQYGQNGRDPLGRRQQNVGPDFGDQVKVPDEIDTQRARQILDEIRRKLGDSLSPEAERQYLERLLDMR; encoded by the coding sequence ATGACGCAATTCCGGCGGGATGACACGCCACAACCGAAGCCGTTTGCCAGGATGCTGGCAACCAAGAGGTTTTTCGCCCGCTTGGTCCTTTTGGCGGAGCAGATTCTGCCGCGCGCGCTGATGCCTGCGTCGATCGTTCTCCTGTTCCTTTCCGCCGGCTGGCTCGGCTTCTTCCGCGTTGCGCCGTTGTGGCTGCACGCTGCAACCCTTCTCGCCTTTTTCGCGGGACTGTTCTTCTCGCTTCTGCCGCTAACCCGGATCCGTTGGCCGGAAAACCCCGATGCCGACCGGATGCTCGAAGAGCGCAACGACTTGCCGCATCAGGCGATCCGCGTCCAGGACGACACGCCGGCGACGGAGGGAGCGTTCGGGGCAGCGCTCTGGCGGGAGCATCAGGCGCGCATGGCTCGATTGGTCCGCGCATTGGACACCGGCCTTCCGCGCCCCGACATCGCGCGGCATGACCCCTGGGCACTCAGGGCGGTCCCCGTGCTTCTTGCCTGCATTGCATTTGCCTATTCCTATTCGAACCGCGCGGGGCTGATAACCGACGCTTTCCGGCTGCCCCAGCAACAGGTTGTCGCGGCGGACATCCGCATTGACGCCTGGGTGACGCCGCCGGCCTATACGGGCCGCGCGCCGATTTTCCTGACTGGCCGACAAGACACGGCCTCGCAAGGCGTGGCGTCGCAAGGCGTGGCGTCGCAAGACATGCCATCGCAGGATACGGCCCCAGCACAGCAGGAAAAGGCCCTCTTCACCGTGCCGCAGTTCAGCGATTTGACCGTCAGGATAACCGGCGCCGGACCGGAGGCACGTGTGAGCTATGCCGAATCCGGTGGAACAGGACCGATCACCATTCCGGCTTCCGCTGACAAGGCGAAATCGGAGCCGAAGACGGAGCCGCAGGAAACCGCGCAGATGCCGCGAAACGGCGTCCGCAACCATCTCTACAAGATAACCAAGGACGGAACGCTTTCGGTCGGCGGTCAAAGCTGGAACTTCAAGATCACGCCGGACAGCGTCCCCGACATCGCTTTCGATGGCGCGCCGCGCCCGACCGCGAACGCATCGCTCGAAATAAGCTTCCTTGCGCATGACGACTACGGGATTTCGCAGGCCTGGGCAGATATCAAGCCGCTGGATGAACTGCCTGCCGGCGCCCGCTCGCTCTACCCTCCGCCCGAGTACCGTCTCGATCTGCCGCGCCGCAACGCCCGTGAGGCCAAGGGAACGACGAGCCGGAACCTCAGCGAGCATCCGCTCGCCGGGAAGCGTGTGCGCATCACCTTGGTCGCCCGCGATGCCGCCGGCCAGGAAGGCCGAAGTGTGCCGCAGGACGTGATCCTTCCGGCGCGCCAGTTCTTCGAACCGCTCGCGGCCGCCGTTGCCGAGCAACGACAGATCTTCGCGCTCAATGTCAACGATCTTCCGCGCGCCATCGATCTCAACGACGCACTGACGCTCTATGCGGAGGAGACGATTCCCAACCTTACGCATTTCCTGCTGATCCAATCGGCGCGCACGCGCATGGCGCTCGCACGTAACGACGACATGCTCCGGGACGCAGCCGATCATCTCTGGGAGATTGCTCTCGGCATCGAGGACGGAGACCTGTCGCTCGCCGAGCGGCGGCTGCGCGACGCTCAGCAGGCGCTTTCCGACGCACTGGACCGCAATGCGTCCGACGAAGAGATCGCCAAGCTGATGCAGGAATTGCGCCAGGCGATGCAGGAATACATGCAGCAACTTGCACAGCAAGCGGCGAAAAATCCGCGCATGGCTAACCCCGATCAGAACAACGTGCTGCGCCAGCAGGACCTGCAGAAGATGATGGACCAGATCGAAAACCTGGCCCGCTCCGGCTCGCGCGATGAGGCGCGCCAACTCCTGTCCGAACTGCAAAGAATGATGAACAACCTGCAGGCCGGGCGCATGCAGCAAATGGGCGAGCAGAACAACGCCATGCGTCAGCAGATGGACAAGCTCGGCCAGTTGATGCAGCAGCAGCAACAGTTGATGGATGAGACCTTCAAACTGGACCAGGCGCTACGCGACCGCATGCAACGGGGCGACCCGTTACAGGATGAAGACAACGAGCTCTTTGGTCAGGACATGCCGCAGGATCCCGGGCAGCGCAACGATCCCAACGGCAAGCCCAACCCGCTCGACGACATGACCGCCGAGCAGCTGAAGGACGCCTTGAAACAACTGAGGCAGCAGCAGGATGGGCTCGGCAAGCAACTCGGGGAACTGCAGAAGGGCCTCGAGCAGCTTGGCGTCAAGCCCGGCAAGGGCTTCGGCGAGGCACAGCGCGAGATGAAGGGAGCGGCCGAGGCTCTTGGCGAGGGTGAGGGCGAGCAGGCTGTCGGCAGTCAGGGCCGGGCGTTGCAGGCGTTGCGCGAAGGCGCACAGGACATGATGAACCAGATGCAGGCCCAAGGGCAGCAGGGTCCTGGACAGGGCGTTCCGCAGTACGGCCAGAATGGACGTGACCCGCTCGGCCGTCGTCAGCAGAACGTTGGCCCCGACTTCGGCGACCAGGTCAAGGTTCCGGACGAAATCGATACGCAACGCGCTCGCCAGATCCTTGATGAGATCCGCCGCAAGCTCGGCGACAGCCTGTCTCCGGAAGCCGAGCGGCAATATCTCGAACGCCTGCTCGATATGCGTTGA
- the ftsE gene encoding cell division ATP-binding protein FtsE has translation MIHFENVGLRYGMGPEILRDLTFDIPRRSFQFLTGPSGAGKTTLLRLLFLSLQPTRGLIRMFDRNISSIPRDEFPMLRRRVGIVFQDFRLLDHLTTYENVALPLRVRGKEEASYRADVLELLKWVGLGERINVLPPVLSGGEKQRAAIARALIDRPEILLADEPTGNVDPPMARRLLNLFLELNRLGTAVVIATHDLSLMDQVEARRMILSQGRLDIYE, from the coding sequence TTGATTCACTTTGAGAACGTCGGCTTGCGCTATGGCATGGGACCGGAAATCCTCCGGGACCTGACATTCGACATTCCACGCCGGTCGTTTCAGTTTCTCACGGGACCTTCGGGCGCCGGCAAGACGACCTTGCTGCGGCTGCTCTTTCTGTCGCTGCAGCCGACGCGCGGGTTGATCCGCATGTTCGATCGCAACATCTCGTCCATCCCGAGAGACGAATTCCCGATGCTGCGCCGGCGCGTCGGCATCGTCTTTCAGGACTTCCGCCTGCTTGACCACCTGACCACCTACGAGAACGTCGCCCTGCCACTCCGAGTGCGCGGCAAGGAGGAGGCAAGCTACCGCGCGGATGTGCTCGAACTTCTCAAATGGGTCGGCCTCGGCGAGCGTATCAACGTCTTGCCCCCGGTGCTTTCGGGTGGCGAGAAACAACGTGCGGCGATCGCCCGGGCCCTGATCGACCGGCCGGAGATCCTGCTGGCCGACGAGCCGACAGGCAACGTCGACCCGCCGATGGCGCGCCGGTTGCTGAACCTCTTCCTTGAGCTCAATCGGCTTGGAACGGCGGTGGTGATCGCCACTCACGACCTGTCGTTGATGGACCAGGTCGAGGCCCGGCGCATGATCCTGTCTCAGGGGCGGCTCGACATCTATGAATGA
- the argH gene encoding argininosuccinate lyase — protein sequence MADGSSETKSSNQMWGGRFASGPDAIMEEINASIGFDKKLYAQDIRGSIAHATMLAHQGIISAEDKDKIVHGLDTILSEIESGAFEFSRRLEDIHMNVEARLATLIGPAAGRLHTARSRNDQVALDFRLWVKEELQKTEKALTALIAAFLDRAEEHADTVMPGFTHLQTAQPVTFGHHCMAYVEMFGRDRSRVRHAIEHMDESPIGAAALAGTGFPIDRHMTAKALGFREPTRNSIDTVSDRDFALEFLSIASIAATHLSRLAEEIVIWSTPQFGFIRLSDAFSTGSSIMPQKKNPDAAELVRAKTGRINGSLIALLTVMKGLPLAYSKDMQEDKEQVFDAAESLELAIAAMTGMVRDMSVRADRMKAAAGSGYSTATDLADWLVREAGLPFRDAHHVTGRAVALAEQKSCDLADLSLADLQSIDAAITEKVFDVLTVEASVASRTSFGGTAPAEVRKQIAWWRARN from the coding sequence ATGGCTGACGGCAGTTCCGAGACGAAATCCTCCAACCAGATGTGGGGCGGGCGCTTCGCCTCTGGCCCGGATGCGATCATGGAGGAGATAAACGCCTCGATCGGCTTCGACAAGAAGCTCTATGCCCAGGACATCCGCGGCTCAATAGCGCATGCGACCATGCTGGCGCATCAAGGCATCATTTCTGCCGAAGACAAAGACAAGATCGTTCACGGTCTCGACACGATCCTGTCAGAGATCGAAAGCGGTGCATTCGAATTCTCGCGGCGCCTGGAAGACATTCACATGAATGTTGAAGCGCGACTGGCAACCCTGATCGGGCCGGCTGCCGGCCGGCTGCACACGGCGCGCTCGCGCAACGACCAGGTCGCGCTCGACTTTCGCCTGTGGGTGAAGGAAGAACTGCAGAAAACCGAAAAGGCGCTGACGGCGCTGATCGCGGCCTTCCTGGATCGCGCCGAAGAACATGCCGATACAGTCATGCCCGGGTTCACCCATCTGCAGACGGCGCAGCCGGTCACCTTCGGCCACCATTGCATGGCCTATGTCGAAATGTTCGGCCGCGACCGCTCGCGCGTCCGCCATGCGATCGAGCACATGGACGAAAGCCCGATCGGCGCCGCCGCTCTGGCAGGCACCGGCTTCCCGATCGACCGGCACATGACGGCAAAGGCGCTTGGCTTCCGCGAGCCGACCCGCAACTCGATCGACACGGTCTCCGACCGAGACTTCGCACTGGAGTTCCTTTCGATCGCCTCGATCGCGGCGACACACCTGTCGCGTCTCGCCGAAGAGATCGTCATCTGGTCGACGCCGCAATTCGGCTTCATCCGTCTGTCGGACGCGTTTTCGACCGGCTCGTCGATCATGCCGCAGAAGAAGAACCCCGATGCCGCCGAGCTCGTGCGTGCCAAGACGGGTCGCATCAACGGTTCGCTGATTGCACTGCTGACCGTGATGAAGGGCCTGCCGCTCGCCTATTCGAAGGACATGCAGGAGGACAAGGAGCAAGTCTTCGACGCCGCCGAGAGCCTCGAACTGGCAATTGCTGCAATGACCGGCATGGTGCGCGACATGAGCGTGCGTGCCGATCGAATGAAGGCTGCGGCCGGCTCCGGCTATTCGACCGCGACCGACCTTGCCGACTGGCTGGTGAGAGAGGCGGGTCTGCCCTTCCGCGACGCCCATCATGTGACCGGCCGCGCCGTGGCGCTTGCCGAGCAGAAGAGTTGCGATCTCGCCGATCTGTCGCTCGCCGACCTGCAGTCGATCGATGCCGCGATCACCGAGAAGGTCTTCGACGTGCTCACCGTCGAGGCTTCGGTCGCAAGCCGCACCAGCTTCGGCGGCACCGCCCCTGCCGAAGTGCGCAAGCAGATCGCCTGGTGGCGGGCCCGCAACTGA
- a CDS encoding 3-hydroxybutyryl-CoA dehydrogenase produces the protein MIKTVGIIGAGQMGCGIAHVSAVAGYKVQLYDLAADRIEAGLATINGNLARQVSSGKMTDEDRKKALSLIKGSADINDLSQADLVIEAVTEDETVKRKIYGQVCPIMKPEAILATNTSSLSITRLASATDRPEHFMGIHFMNPVPVMKLVELVRGIATDEETFKTAKEFVAHLDKTVTVAEDFPAFIVNRILLPMINEAIYTLYEGVGTVDAIDTAMKLGANHPMGPLQLADFIGLDTCLSIMQVLHDGLADSKYRPCPLLVKYVEAGWLGRKSGRGFYDYRGDVPIPTR, from the coding sequence ATGATCAAGACGGTCGGAATTATTGGCGCTGGTCAGATGGGCTGCGGCATTGCCCATGTTTCGGCAGTCGCCGGATACAAGGTGCAGCTCTACGATCTTGCTGCGGACCGCATCGAGGCCGGGCTTGCGACCATCAACGGCAATCTCGCCCGTCAAGTTTCCTCCGGCAAGATGACCGACGAGGACCGCAAGAAGGCGCTTTCCCTGATCAAGGGTTCCGCCGACATCAACGATCTCTCCCAAGCCGATCTTGTGATCGAGGCGGTAACGGAAGACGAAACCGTCAAGCGCAAGATCTACGGCCAGGTTTGCCCGATCATGAAGCCGGAAGCGATTCTCGCAACCAACACGTCCTCGCTGTCGATCACGCGCCTCGCGTCCGCGACAGATCGGCCGGAACATTTCATGGGCATCCACTTCATGAACCCGGTTCCGGTGATGAAGCTGGTGGAACTGGTGCGCGGCATTGCGACCGATGAAGAAACCTTCAAGACGGCGAAGGAGTTCGTCGCTCATCTCGACAAGACCGTCACCGTCGCCGAGGATTTCCCCGCCTTCATCGTCAACCGCATCCTGTTGCCGATGATCAACGAGGCGATCTACACCCTCTACGAGGGCGTTGGCACCGTGGACGCCATCGACACGGCGATGAAGCTCGGTGCAAACCATCCGATGGGGCCGCTGCAACTGGCCGACTTTATCGGCCTCGACACCTGCCTGTCGATCATGCAGGTCCTGCATGACGGCCTGGCCGACTCGAAGTATCGCCCCTGTCCGCTGCTGGTCAAATATGTCGAGGCCGGCTGGCTCGGCCGCAAGTCTGGCCGTGGCTTCTACGACTATCGCGGCGACGTGCCAATTCCGACACGCTAG
- a CDS encoding electron transfer flavoprotein subunit alpha/FixB family protein, with protein sequence MAILLLADHDTTHLSDQTAKALTAATKIGSDVHVLVAGSNIKAIADEAAKLAGVAKVLVADDASLANNLAEPLAATIVALAGGYDTIIAAATSVGKNVLPRVAALLDVAQVSEIIEVVSADTFKRPIYAGNAIQTVQTSEAKRVITVRTASFAAAAEGGSAAVETVAAAANPGVSSFVADALSSSDRPELTSAKIIISGGRALGSSEKFKEVILPVADKLGAAVGASRAAVDAGYAPNDWQVGQTGKVVAPDLYIACGISGAIQHLAGMKDSKVIVAINKDEEAPIFQVADYGLVADLFDVLPELEKAL encoded by the coding sequence ATGGCCATTCTGCTTCTGGCTGACCACGACACCACCCACCTTTCCGACCAGACGGCGAAGGCGCTGACCGCGGCCACCAAGATCGGCTCCGACGTGCATGTGCTGGTCGCCGGTTCGAACATCAAGGCGATCGCCGATGAGGCGGCAAAGCTTGCCGGCGTTGCCAAGGTGCTCGTTGCCGACGACGCCTCGCTCGCCAACAACCTCGCCGAGCCGCTCGCCGCAACGATCGTCGCGCTGGCCGGCGGCTACGACACCATCATTGCCGCCGCCACCTCGGTCGGCAAGAACGTTTTGCCGCGCGTCGCTGCACTGCTCGACGTCGCCCAGGTCTCGGAAATCATCGAGGTGGTCTCCGCCGACACCTTCAAGCGGCCGATCTATGCCGGCAATGCCATCCAGACGGTGCAGACGAGCGAAGCCAAGCGCGTCATCACCGTGCGCACCGCCTCGTTTGCCGCGGCCGCCGAGGGCGGTTCGGCCGCGGTCGAGACGGTTGCGGCCGCCGCCAATCCGGGGGTTTCGAGCTTCGTTGCCGATGCGCTGTCGTCGTCGGACCGGCCGGAACTGACCTCGGCGAAGATCATCATCTCCGGTGGCCGGGCGCTCGGCTCGTCGGAAAAGTTCAAGGAAGTGATCCTGCCGGTCGCCGACAAGCTCGGGGCCGCCGTCGGCGCGTCGCGCGCCGCCGTCGATGCCGGCTATGCCCCGAACGACTGGCAGGTCGGCCAGACCGGCAAGGTGGTCGCCCCCGACCTCTACATCGCCTGCGGCATTTCCGGGGCGATCCAGCATCTCGCCGGCATGAAGGATTCCAAGGTGATCGTCGCGATCAACAAGGACGAGGAGGCGCCGATCTTCCAGGTCGCCGACTACGGCCTCGTCGCCGACCTCTTCGACGTCCTGCCGGAACTCGAAAAGGCGCTGTAA
- the tlpA gene encoding thiol:disulfide interchange protein TlpA, giving the protein MPDQKKSPLAVRLFALAALFGVIVGAAAVYVKETGSGNATGSGDRAATQMADGGSCPQAKQKVASLTPFMKGQVAAMTPAADPRPISSLDFNGPDGKPLTLAAFSGKTILMNLWATWCVPCREEMPALNGLQKALGGDRFLVVAINIDTGDDEKPRAFLDEVGVHELGYYRDASMSVFNTLKKEGLAFGLPATLLLDEKGCLIGSMNGPAAWDSQDAKGLIQAALGASAGS; this is encoded by the coding sequence ATGCCAGACCAGAAGAAAAGCCCCCTGGCCGTCAGGTTGTTCGCGCTCGCCGCCCTTTTCGGCGTGATCGTCGGTGCGGCTGCGGTATACGTGAAGGAGACGGGGTCTGGCAATGCCACAGGATCCGGCGACCGCGCTGCGACGCAAATGGCGGATGGCGGGAGCTGTCCACAAGCCAAACAGAAGGTCGCCTCGCTGACCCCGTTCATGAAAGGCCAGGTCGCCGCCATGACGCCGGCGGCCGATCCGCGTCCGATCAGCAGTCTCGATTTTAACGGCCCCGATGGAAAACCGCTGACCCTTGCCGCTTTTTCCGGCAAGACGATCCTCATGAACCTTTGGGCGACCTGGTGCGTGCCCTGCCGGGAGGAGATGCCGGCGCTGAACGGACTGCAGAAGGCGCTCGGTGGCGACCGCTTCCTGGTCGTCGCGATCAACATCGATACCGGCGACGACGAAAAGCCGAGAGCCTTCCTCGATGAGGTCGGGGTTCACGAGCTCGGCTACTACCGGGATGCGTCGATGAGCGTGTTCAATACGCTCAAGAAGGAGGGCCTCGCTTTCGGCCTTCCTGCGACCCTGCTCCTCGACGAGAAGGGCTGCCTGATCGGGTCGATGAACGGTCCCGCCGCCTGGGACAGCCAAGATGCGAAGGGGCTCATTCAGGCAGCGTTGGGCGCGTCGGCCGGCAGCTGA
- the lysA gene encoding diaminopimelate decarboxylase — translation MNHFEYRDGILYAEDVPVTDIARAVGTPFYCYSTATLERHYRVFAQAFADVDAMVCYAMKANSNQAVLKTLARLGAGVDVVSEGELRRALAAGVPADRIMFSGVGKTAREMDFAIEAGIYCFNVESEPELEVLNQRALRAGKQAHVSFRINPDVDARTHAKISTGKKENKFGISWERARSVYAHAATLPGIKVTGIDMHIGSQITELQPFDDAFKLLRELVDTLRSDGHVIDHVDIGGGLGIPYRDDNNPPPLPDAYADIVKNQLKGLNCRIVTEPGRLIVGNAGILVTEVVYVKDGGDKTFVIVDGAMNDLIRPTLYEAYHEIRPVKISAANAPRIKADVVGPVCETGDYLALDREMAMPRPGDLFAIGSAGAYGAVQSGTYNSRLLVPEVLVKGDRFHVVRPRQDYDSLIGLDSVPEWLD, via the coding sequence GTGAACCATTTCGAATACCGTGACGGAATTCTCTACGCCGAAGATGTCCCCGTAACGGACATCGCTAGAGCCGTCGGAACACCCTTCTATTGCTATTCCACCGCAACGCTGGAACGCCACTACCGGGTCTTCGCCCAGGCCTTTGCCGATGTTGATGCCATGGTCTGCTATGCCATGAAGGCCAATTCGAACCAGGCCGTGCTGAAGACTCTGGCCCGGCTCGGCGCGGGGGTCGATGTGGTTTCCGAAGGCGAACTCCGGCGCGCGCTTGCCGCCGGCGTGCCGGCTGACCGGATCATGTTTTCGGGCGTCGGCAAGACCGCGCGCGAGATGGATTTCGCGATCGAGGCGGGCATCTATTGCTTCAATGTCGAGTCCGAACCGGAGCTGGAGGTCCTGAACCAGCGGGCGCTAAGGGCCGGCAAGCAGGCGCACGTCTCCTTCCGCATCAATCCGGACGTCGATGCCCGCACGCATGCGAAGATTTCGACCGGCAAGAAGGAGAACAAGTTCGGTATTTCCTGGGAGCGGGCGCGCAGCGTCTACGCCCACGCCGCCACCCTGCCCGGCATCAAGGTCACCGGCATCGACATGCATATCGGCAGCCAGATTACCGAGTTGCAGCCGTTCGACGATGCCTTCAAGCTGCTGCGCGAACTCGTCGATACCCTCAGGTCTGATGGCCATGTGATCGATCACGTCGATATCGGCGGAGGTCTCGGCATTCCCTACAGGGACGACAACAATCCGCCGCCATTGCCCGATGCCTATGCCGACATCGTCAAGAACCAGCTCAAGGGCCTTAACTGCCGCATCGTGACCGAACCCGGCCGGCTGATCGTCGGCAACGCCGGTATTCTCGTCACCGAAGTGGTCTACGTGAAGGATGGCGGTGACAAGACCTTCGTCATCGTCGATGGCGCGATGAACGACCTGATCCGCCCGACCCTCTACGAGGCCTATCACGAAATCCGGCCGGTGAAGATTTCGGCCGCCAACGCACCGCGCATCAAGGCCGACGTGGTGGGCCCCGTTTGCGAAACCGGCGACTACCTTGCGCTTGATCGCGAGATGGCGATGCCGAGACCGGGCGATCTGTTCGCAATCGGCTCGGCCGGTGCTTACGGCGCGGTGCAGTCGGGTACCTACAACAGCCGCCTGCTCGTTCCGGAAGTGCTCGTCAAGGGCGACCGCTTCCACGTCGTGCGGCCGCGCCAAGACTATGACAGCCTGATCGGCCTCGATTCGGTGCCGGAGTGGCTCGACTGA
- a CDS encoding electron transfer flavoprotein subunit beta/FixA family protein, whose amino-acid sequence MKILVTVKRVVDFNVKIRVKADGSGVELANVKMSMNPFDEISVEEALRLKEAGKASEVVVVSVGPAKAEETLRTALAMGADRAILVETEDQVEPLAVAKIVKGVAEAEQPGLIIVGKQAIDDDSNQTGQMLSALLGWAQGTFASKVEIADGSAKVTREVDGGLQTVELKLPAVVTTDLRLNEPRYASLPNIMKAKKKPLDKKSPADFGVDTSPRLKVLKTEEPSGRKAGIKVKSVAELVEKLKGEAGVL is encoded by the coding sequence ATGAAAATCCTAGTCACGGTGAAGCGTGTGGTGGACTTCAACGTCAAGATCCGGGTGAAGGCGGATGGGTCCGGTGTCGAGCTGGCCAATGTCAAGATGTCGATGAACCCGTTCGACGAGATCTCGGTCGAAGAGGCGCTGCGGCTGAAGGAAGCCGGCAAGGCGAGCGAAGTCGTCGTCGTGTCGGTCGGCCCGGCCAAGGCCGAGGAGACGCTGAGGACCGCGCTGGCCATGGGCGCCGACCGGGCGATCCTGGTCGAGACCGAGGACCAGGTCGAGCCGCTCGCTGTCGCCAAGATCGTCAAGGGTGTCGCCGAAGCCGAACAGCCGGGGCTGATCATCGTCGGCAAGCAGGCGATCGACGACGATTCGAACCAGACCGGCCAGATGCTGTCGGCGCTGCTCGGCTGGGCCCAGGGCACCTTCGCCTCCAAGGTCGAGATCGCCGACGGCAGCGCCAAGGTGACGCGCGAGGTCGATGGCGGCCTGCAGACGGTCGAACTGAAGCTGCCGGCGGTGGTGACCACCGACCTCAGGCTGAACGAGCCGCGTTATGCCTCGCTGCCGAACATCATGAAGGCGAAGAAGAAGCCGCTCGACAAGAAGAGCCCGGCCGATTTCGGCGTCGACACTTCGCCGCGGCTGAAGGTGCTGAAGACGGAAGAGCCGTCCGGCCGCAAGGCCGGCATCAAGGTCAAGTCGGTCGCCGAGCTCGTCGAGAAGCTCAAGGGCGAAGCCGGCGTATTGTAA